From the Mangifera indica cultivar Alphonso chromosome 10, CATAS_Mindica_2.1, whole genome shotgun sequence genome, one window contains:
- the LOC123227151 gene encoding probable LRR receptor-like serine/threonine-protein kinase At3g47570 isoform X2 has protein sequence MEKNLFLSILLAFLVPFSTLSLVHAVVTDISTDKQSLLALKARISHDPSNLLASNWSTSSSVCHWMGITCGARHLRVTALNISHLGLTATLPPQLGNLSFLARLDIRNNSFHGSLPEECAQLRRLKYLDLSRNSLSGELPARIFDNLPNLLLLYLHLNFFEGKIPSTISKCKSLQDLSLALNNFTGAIPKEIGNLTQLRAMYLGFNKLQGEIPKELGNLAKLELLSIQNSYLTGTIPSLIFNLSSLMYMELWKNSLTGRLSENMCQHLPNLEELDMSSNHLTGPIPNSLGQCRMLSMLALSDNLFKEHIPREIGNLTLIKFLNLDSNKLTGGIPNEIGMLHNLEHLILSSNQLVGPIPASVFNISTMEELALYRNQLYGILPSIAELPNLEGLILWENNFSGLFPAFITGASKLNRLDISSNSFSGFIPGAIGNLKFLETLSLENNYFTSTPDLTFLSNLTNCKSLRVLWLGNNPLNSILPGSIGNLSISLEQFDINDCNISGKIPKEIGNLKNLIELQLQDNELTGPIPVTLDGLQNLQRLYLQNNKFEGLIPDIFCHLHELGELNLKGNKFYGAIPACIGNLTTLRKLFLGSNKLISSIPSTLWNLEDLLYVDLSENFLDGSIPLDIGNLKVAITIDLSRNLLSGEIPIAIGSLENLQNLSLRYNRLQGSIPKTFGNLKSLEFLDLSRNNLSGSIPKSLEALSYLKYLNLSFNQLSGEIPQGGSFRNFSAESFMGNLALCGTSQLQVPPCKKTTHRKLRTKKVFLSILLPTSIVVLLVVLVIMFLLIRKKRTRPPTNVDIFPRETWRRISYQELVRATDRFNDNNLLGKGNYGSVYKGRLDEGMEVAVKVFHLDFEGGLTSFEAECEVMRGLRHRNLIKIISSCSNDDFKSLILEYMPNGSLEKLLFSEKNVLNIFHRLNIMIDVASALEYLHFGYVVPIIHCDIKPSNVLLDENMVAHLSDFGIAKLLGEENSMTRTKTLATIGYMAPEYGREGKVSRKGDVYSYGIMVMETFTKKKPTNEMFTEEISLRRWVGESLCSTVMEIVDTNLLTRDDEHFSSKEECVSSILSLAMECTRETPQDRITMKEVVTRLIKIRAKLAEIKTRRGRRVLNLG, from the exons ATGGAGAAAAATCTCTTTCTCAGCATTCTCTTAGCTTTCTTAGTTCCTTTTTCGACACTTTCCTTGGTTCATGCTGTAGTAACCGATATTTCCACAGACAAACAATCTCTTCTTGCCCTGAAAGCTCGTATAAGCCATGATCCAAGCAATCTGTTGGCCAGCAATTGGTCCACAAGTTCTTCTGTTTGTCATTGGATGGGCATAACTTGTGGTGCTCGTCACCTTCGAGTAACAGCTTTGAATATTTCTCACTTGGGTCTCACAGCTACCCTTCCTCCTCAACTAGGAAATCTATCTTTCCTCGCAAGGCTAGACATCAGAAACAACAGCTTTCATGGCTCTCTCCCTGAGGAATGTGCTCAGTTACGTCGACTGAAATACCTTGATTTGAGTCGTAATAGCTTATCGGGTGAACTCCCTGCAAGGATTTTTGATAATCTTCCCAACTTGCTACTGCTTTATTTGCATTTGAACTTCTTCGAGGGAAAAATACCATCGACCATATCCAAGTGCAAAAGCTTGCAAGACTTATCCTTGGCACTCAATAATTTCACAGGAGCCATTCcaaaagaaattggaaacttgactCAACTTAGAGCGATGTATCTTGGATTCAACAAACTCCAAG gagaaattccAAAAGAGCTTGGCAATCTTGCAAAACTGGAGCTATTATCAATTCAAAATAGTTACTTAACAGGAACTATTCCCTCACTCATCTTCAACCTTTCTTCCCTAATGTACATGGAACTTTGGAAAAATAGCCTGACTGGTCGGCTTTCGGAAAACATGTGCCAGCATCTTCCTAATCTTGAAGAACTAGACATGTCTTCTAATCATCTCACTGGTCCAATTCCAAACAGTTTGGGGCAATGCAGAATGCTTAGTATGCTTGCGTTGTCGGACAACCTATTCAAAGAACATATTCCGAGAGAAATTGGGAACTTGACATTAATCAAGTTTCTAAATCTAGACTCGAACAAATTAACAG GTGGTATACCAAATGAAATTGGAATGCTTCATAATCTTGAACACTTGATACTTTCATCTAACCAGCTAGTTGGCCCTATCCCAGCATCTGTATTCAACATTTCAACAATGGAAGAACTTGCATTGTATCGAAATCAACTCTACGGAATTCTTCCATCAATTGCAGAGCTTCCAAACCTTGAGGGGCTTATCTTGTGGGAAAATAATTTCAGTGGACTGTTTCCCGCTTTCATCACCGGTGCTTCCAAGCTCAACCGTCTAGATATTTCATCTAACTCATTCTCAGGCTTCATTCCTGGTGCAAttggtaatttaaaatttcttgagACACTAAGTTTAGAAAATAATTACTTCACATCTACTCCAGATCTAACCTTTCTTTCTAATTTGACAAATTGCAAGAGTTTAAGAGTTCTATGGTTAGGAAATAATCCACTAAATAGCATCCTTCCAGGTTCCATAGGGAATCTTTCTATTTCTTTGGAACAATTTGACATAAATGATTGTAACATTAGTGGAAAAATTCCcaaagaaattggaaacttgaaAAACTTGATAGAACTACAATTACAAGATAATGAATTGACTGGACCAATTCCAGTTACCCTAGATGGATTACAAAATCTTCAACGTttgtatcttcaaaataataaatttgaaggaCTCATCCCAGATATATTTTGTCATTTACATGAATTGGGTGAGTTGAATTTAAAGGGAAACAAGTTCTATGGAGCCATACCTGCATGTATTGGCAATCTCACTACACTGAGAAAATTGTTTTTAGGTTCGAACAAGTTAATTTCCTCTATACCCTCAACTTTGTGGAACCTGGAGGATCTCTTGTATGTTGATTTGTCAGAAAATTTTCTAGATGGATCTATTCCATTAGACATTGGAAATCTTAAGGTTGCCATAACTATAGATCTATCAAGGAATCTTTTATCAGGAGAGATTCCAATTGCTATTGGAAGCCTAGAAAATCTACAAAATCTCTCCTTAAGATACAACAGATTACAAGGCTCCATTCCTAAAACATTTGGCAACTTGAAAAGTCTAGAATTCTTGGATTTGTCTAGAAACAACCTTTCTGGATCGATTCCTAAGTCTTTGGAGGCACTCTCGTAcctcaaatatctaaatttatctttcaaccAACTAAGTGGCGAAATTCCTCAAGGAGGATCCTTCAGAAATTTCTCAGCTGAGTCATTTATGGGGAATCTAGCATTGTGTGGGACTTCTCAACTACAAGTTCCACCATGCAAAAAAACCACTCATCGAAAATTAAGGACTAAAAAGGTTTTCCTGTCGATTCTTTTGCCAACAAGCATTGTAGTCTTATTGGTTGTCTtggttattatgtttttgttgatcCGGAAAAAAAGAACAAGGCCACCTACGAATGTTGATATCTTTCCAAGAGAAACATGGAGAAGAATTTCTTACCAGGAACTTGTGAGAGCAACAGACAGATTCAATGATAACAACCTGCTTGGCAAAGGAAATTATGGTTCAGTTTACAAAGGAAGATTAGATGAGGGAATGGAGGTTGCAGTAAAGGTATTCCACTTGGATTTTGAAGGAGGTCTTACAAGTTTTGAAGCTGAGTGTGAAGTAATGAGAGGTCTTCGTCATCGAAATCTTATCAAAATCATCAGCAGCTGttcaaatgatgattttaaatctttGATACTAGAATACATGCCTAATGGGAGCTTGGAGAAATTGTTGTTTTCTGAGAAGAATGTTTTGAACATTTTTCATAGACTAAATATAATGATTGATGTTGCTTCAGCTTTGGAATATCTCCACTTTGGCTATGTAGTCCCAATCATTCATTGTGACATAAAGCCAAGCAATGTCTTACTGGATGAAAATATGGTTGCACATTTGAGTGATTTTGGCATTGCAAAGCTTTTAGGTGAAGAAAACTCCATGACACGAACAAAGACCCTTGCTACCATTGGTTATATGGCACCAg AATATGGAAGAGAAGGAAAAGTATCTAGAAAAGGAGATGTGTACAGCTATGGTATCATGGTAATGGAAACATTTACAAAGAAGAAGCCAACAAATGAAATGTTTACAGAAGAAATAAGCTTACGGAGGTGGGTTGGTGAATCATTATGTAGCACAGTGATGGAAATCGTGGACACAAATTTGCTTACAAGGGATGATGAACATTTCTCAAGCAAGGAAGAATGTGTATCGTCTATCTTGAGCTTGGCTATGGAGTGTACAAGAGAAACACCTCAAGACAGGATCACTATGAAAGAAGTAGTGACAAGACTCATCAAAATCAGAGCTAAACTTGCAGAAATCAAAACAAGAAGAGGTAGAAGGGTTTTGAATTTAGGCTAA
- the LOC123227151 gene encoding probable LRR receptor-like serine/threonine-protein kinase At3g47570 isoform X1, whose translation MEKNLFLSILLAFLVPFSTLSLVHAVVTDISTDKQSLLALKARISHDPSNLLASNWSTSSSVCHWMGITCGARHLRVTALNISHLGLTATLPPQLGNLSFLARLDIRNNSFHGSLPEECAQLRRLKYLDLSRNSLSGELPARIFDNLPNLLLLYLHLNFFEGKIPSTISKCKSLQDLSLALNNFTGAIPKEIGNLTQLRAMYLGFNKLQGEIPKELGNLAKLELLSIQNSYLTGTIPSLIFNLSSLMYMELWKNSLTGRLSENMCQHLPNLEELDMSSNHLTGPIPNSLGQCRMLSMLALSDNLFKEHIPREIGNLTLIKFLNLDSNKLTGGIPNEIGMLHNLEHLILSSNQLVGPIPASVFNISTMEELALYRNQLYGILPSIAELPNLEGLILWENNFSGLFPAFITGASKLNRLDISSNSFSGFIPGAIGNLKFLETLSLENNYFTSTPDLTFLSNLTNCKSLRVLWLGNNPLNSILPGSIGNLSISLEQFDINDCNISGKIPKEIGNLKNLIELQLQDNELTGPIPVTLDGLQNLQRLYLQNNKFEGLIPDIFCHLHELGELNLKGNKFYGAIPACIGNLTTLRKLFLGSNKLISSIPSTLWNLEDLLYVDLSENFLDGSIPLDIGNLKVAITIDLSRNLLSGEIPIAIGSLENLQNLSLRYNRLQGSIPKTFGNLKSLEFLDLSRNNLSGSIPKSLEALSYLKYLNLSFNQLSGEIPQGGSFRNFSAESFMGNLALCGTSQLQVPPCKKTTHRKLRTKKVFLSILLPTSIVVLLVVLVIMFLLIRKKRTRPPTNVDIFPRETWRRISYQELVRATDRFNDNNLLGKGNYGSVYKGRLDEGMEVAVKVFHLDFEGGLTSFEAECEVMRGLRHRNLIKIISSCSNDDFKSLILEYMPNGSLEKLLFSEKNVLNIFHRLNIMIDVASALEYLHFGYVVPIIHCDIKPSNVLLDENMVAHLSDFGIAKLLGEENSMTRTKTLATIGYMAPEYGREGKVSRKGDVYSYGIMVMETFTKKKPTNEMFTEEISLRRWVGESLCSTVMEIVDTNLLTRDDEHFSSKEECVSSILSLAMECTRETPQDRITMKEVVTRLIKIRAKLAEIKTRREKMDELGSQWDDLSLATFYLFLEFDDKYMHVIRSTLIKKKCL comes from the exons ATGGAGAAAAATCTCTTTCTCAGCATTCTCTTAGCTTTCTTAGTTCCTTTTTCGACACTTTCCTTGGTTCATGCTGTAGTAACCGATATTTCCACAGACAAACAATCTCTTCTTGCCCTGAAAGCTCGTATAAGCCATGATCCAAGCAATCTGTTGGCCAGCAATTGGTCCACAAGTTCTTCTGTTTGTCATTGGATGGGCATAACTTGTGGTGCTCGTCACCTTCGAGTAACAGCTTTGAATATTTCTCACTTGGGTCTCACAGCTACCCTTCCTCCTCAACTAGGAAATCTATCTTTCCTCGCAAGGCTAGACATCAGAAACAACAGCTTTCATGGCTCTCTCCCTGAGGAATGTGCTCAGTTACGTCGACTGAAATACCTTGATTTGAGTCGTAATAGCTTATCGGGTGAACTCCCTGCAAGGATTTTTGATAATCTTCCCAACTTGCTACTGCTTTATTTGCATTTGAACTTCTTCGAGGGAAAAATACCATCGACCATATCCAAGTGCAAAAGCTTGCAAGACTTATCCTTGGCACTCAATAATTTCACAGGAGCCATTCcaaaagaaattggaaacttgactCAACTTAGAGCGATGTATCTTGGATTCAACAAACTCCAAG gagaaattccAAAAGAGCTTGGCAATCTTGCAAAACTGGAGCTATTATCAATTCAAAATAGTTACTTAACAGGAACTATTCCCTCACTCATCTTCAACCTTTCTTCCCTAATGTACATGGAACTTTGGAAAAATAGCCTGACTGGTCGGCTTTCGGAAAACATGTGCCAGCATCTTCCTAATCTTGAAGAACTAGACATGTCTTCTAATCATCTCACTGGTCCAATTCCAAACAGTTTGGGGCAATGCAGAATGCTTAGTATGCTTGCGTTGTCGGACAACCTATTCAAAGAACATATTCCGAGAGAAATTGGGAACTTGACATTAATCAAGTTTCTAAATCTAGACTCGAACAAATTAACAG GTGGTATACCAAATGAAATTGGAATGCTTCATAATCTTGAACACTTGATACTTTCATCTAACCAGCTAGTTGGCCCTATCCCAGCATCTGTATTCAACATTTCAACAATGGAAGAACTTGCATTGTATCGAAATCAACTCTACGGAATTCTTCCATCAATTGCAGAGCTTCCAAACCTTGAGGGGCTTATCTTGTGGGAAAATAATTTCAGTGGACTGTTTCCCGCTTTCATCACCGGTGCTTCCAAGCTCAACCGTCTAGATATTTCATCTAACTCATTCTCAGGCTTCATTCCTGGTGCAAttggtaatttaaaatttcttgagACACTAAGTTTAGAAAATAATTACTTCACATCTACTCCAGATCTAACCTTTCTTTCTAATTTGACAAATTGCAAGAGTTTAAGAGTTCTATGGTTAGGAAATAATCCACTAAATAGCATCCTTCCAGGTTCCATAGGGAATCTTTCTATTTCTTTGGAACAATTTGACATAAATGATTGTAACATTAGTGGAAAAATTCCcaaagaaattggaaacttgaaAAACTTGATAGAACTACAATTACAAGATAATGAATTGACTGGACCAATTCCAGTTACCCTAGATGGATTACAAAATCTTCAACGTttgtatcttcaaaataataaatttgaaggaCTCATCCCAGATATATTTTGTCATTTACATGAATTGGGTGAGTTGAATTTAAAGGGAAACAAGTTCTATGGAGCCATACCTGCATGTATTGGCAATCTCACTACACTGAGAAAATTGTTTTTAGGTTCGAACAAGTTAATTTCCTCTATACCCTCAACTTTGTGGAACCTGGAGGATCTCTTGTATGTTGATTTGTCAGAAAATTTTCTAGATGGATCTATTCCATTAGACATTGGAAATCTTAAGGTTGCCATAACTATAGATCTATCAAGGAATCTTTTATCAGGAGAGATTCCAATTGCTATTGGAAGCCTAGAAAATCTACAAAATCTCTCCTTAAGATACAACAGATTACAAGGCTCCATTCCTAAAACATTTGGCAACTTGAAAAGTCTAGAATTCTTGGATTTGTCTAGAAACAACCTTTCTGGATCGATTCCTAAGTCTTTGGAGGCACTCTCGTAcctcaaatatctaaatttatctttcaaccAACTAAGTGGCGAAATTCCTCAAGGAGGATCCTTCAGAAATTTCTCAGCTGAGTCATTTATGGGGAATCTAGCATTGTGTGGGACTTCTCAACTACAAGTTCCACCATGCAAAAAAACCACTCATCGAAAATTAAGGACTAAAAAGGTTTTCCTGTCGATTCTTTTGCCAACAAGCATTGTAGTCTTATTGGTTGTCTtggttattatgtttttgttgatcCGGAAAAAAAGAACAAGGCCACCTACGAATGTTGATATCTTTCCAAGAGAAACATGGAGAAGAATTTCTTACCAGGAACTTGTGAGAGCAACAGACAGATTCAATGATAACAACCTGCTTGGCAAAGGAAATTATGGTTCAGTTTACAAAGGAAGATTAGATGAGGGAATGGAGGTTGCAGTAAAGGTATTCCACTTGGATTTTGAAGGAGGTCTTACAAGTTTTGAAGCTGAGTGTGAAGTAATGAGAGGTCTTCGTCATCGAAATCTTATCAAAATCATCAGCAGCTGttcaaatgatgattttaaatctttGATACTAGAATACATGCCTAATGGGAGCTTGGAGAAATTGTTGTTTTCTGAGAAGAATGTTTTGAACATTTTTCATAGACTAAATATAATGATTGATGTTGCTTCAGCTTTGGAATATCTCCACTTTGGCTATGTAGTCCCAATCATTCATTGTGACATAAAGCCAAGCAATGTCTTACTGGATGAAAATATGGTTGCACATTTGAGTGATTTTGGCATTGCAAAGCTTTTAGGTGAAGAAAACTCCATGACACGAACAAAGACCCTTGCTACCATTGGTTATATGGCACCAg AATATGGAAGAGAAGGAAAAGTATCTAGAAAAGGAGATGTGTACAGCTATGGTATCATGGTAATGGAAACATTTACAAAGAAGAAGCCAACAAATGAAATGTTTACAGAAGAAATAAGCTTACGGAGGTGGGTTGGTGAATCATTATGTAGCACAGTGATGGAAATCGTGGACACAAATTTGCTTACAAGGGATGATGAACATTTCTCAAGCAAGGAAGAATGTGTATCGTCTATCTTGAGCTTGGCTATGGAGTGTACAAGAGAAACACCTCAAGACAGGATCACTATGAAAGAAGTAGTGACAAGACTCATCAAAATCAGAGCTAAACTTGCAGAAATCAAAACAAGAAGAG
- the LOC123227151 gene encoding probable LRR receptor-like serine/threonine-protein kinase At3g47570 isoform X3 yields the protein MEKNLFLSILLAFLVPFSTLSLVHAVVTDISTDKQSLLALKARISHDPSNLLASNWSTSSSVCHWMGITCGARHLRVTALNISHLGLTATLPPQLGNLSFLARLDIRNNSFHGSLPEECAQLRRLKYLDLSRNSLSGELPARIFDNLPNLLLLYLHLNFFEGKIPSTISKCKSLQDLSLALNNFTGAIPKEIGNLTQLRAMYLGFNKLQGEIPKELGNLAKLELLSIQNSYLTGTIPSLIFNLSSLMYMELWKNSLTGRLSENMCQHLPNLEELDMSSNHLTGPIPNSLGQCRMLSMLALSDNLFKEHIPREIGNLTLIKFLNLDSNKLTGGIPNEIGMLHNLEHLILSSNQLVGPIPASVFNISTMEELALYRNQLYGILPSIAELPNLEGLILWENNFSGLFPAFITGASKLNRLDISSNSFSGFIPGAIGNLKFLETLSLENNYFTSTPDLTFLSNLTNCKSLRVLWLGNNPLNSILPGSIGNLSISLEQFDINDCNISGKIPKEIGNLKNLIELQLQDNELTGPIPVTLDGLQNLQRLYLQNNKFEGLIPDIFCHLHELGELNLKGNKFYGAIPACIGNLTTLRKLFLGSNKLISSIPSTLWNLEDLLYVDLSENFLDGSIPLDIGNLKVAITIDLSRNLLSGEIPIAIGSLENLQNLSLRYNRLQGSIPKTFGNLKSLEFLDLSRNNLSGSIPKSLEALSYLKYLNLSFNQLSGEIPQGGSFRNFSAESFMGNLALCGTSQLQVPPCKKTTHRKLRTKKVFLSILLPTSIVVLLVVLVIMFLLIRKKRTRPPTNVDIFPRETWRRISYQELVRATDRFNDNNLLGKGNYGSVYKGRLDEGMEVAVKVFHLDFEGGLTSFEAECEVMRGLRHRNLIKIISSCSNDDFKSLILEYMPNGSLEKLLFSEKNVLNIFHRLNIMIDVASALEYLHFGYVVPIIHCDIKPSNVLLDENMVAHLSDFGIAKLLGEENSMTRTKTLATIGYMAPEMKMHIHDYCD from the exons ATGGAGAAAAATCTCTTTCTCAGCATTCTCTTAGCTTTCTTAGTTCCTTTTTCGACACTTTCCTTGGTTCATGCTGTAGTAACCGATATTTCCACAGACAAACAATCTCTTCTTGCCCTGAAAGCTCGTATAAGCCATGATCCAAGCAATCTGTTGGCCAGCAATTGGTCCACAAGTTCTTCTGTTTGTCATTGGATGGGCATAACTTGTGGTGCTCGTCACCTTCGAGTAACAGCTTTGAATATTTCTCACTTGGGTCTCACAGCTACCCTTCCTCCTCAACTAGGAAATCTATCTTTCCTCGCAAGGCTAGACATCAGAAACAACAGCTTTCATGGCTCTCTCCCTGAGGAATGTGCTCAGTTACGTCGACTGAAATACCTTGATTTGAGTCGTAATAGCTTATCGGGTGAACTCCCTGCAAGGATTTTTGATAATCTTCCCAACTTGCTACTGCTTTATTTGCATTTGAACTTCTTCGAGGGAAAAATACCATCGACCATATCCAAGTGCAAAAGCTTGCAAGACTTATCCTTGGCACTCAATAATTTCACAGGAGCCATTCcaaaagaaattggaaacttgactCAACTTAGAGCGATGTATCTTGGATTCAACAAACTCCAAG gagaaattccAAAAGAGCTTGGCAATCTTGCAAAACTGGAGCTATTATCAATTCAAAATAGTTACTTAACAGGAACTATTCCCTCACTCATCTTCAACCTTTCTTCCCTAATGTACATGGAACTTTGGAAAAATAGCCTGACTGGTCGGCTTTCGGAAAACATGTGCCAGCATCTTCCTAATCTTGAAGAACTAGACATGTCTTCTAATCATCTCACTGGTCCAATTCCAAACAGTTTGGGGCAATGCAGAATGCTTAGTATGCTTGCGTTGTCGGACAACCTATTCAAAGAACATATTCCGAGAGAAATTGGGAACTTGACATTAATCAAGTTTCTAAATCTAGACTCGAACAAATTAACAG GTGGTATACCAAATGAAATTGGAATGCTTCATAATCTTGAACACTTGATACTTTCATCTAACCAGCTAGTTGGCCCTATCCCAGCATCTGTATTCAACATTTCAACAATGGAAGAACTTGCATTGTATCGAAATCAACTCTACGGAATTCTTCCATCAATTGCAGAGCTTCCAAACCTTGAGGGGCTTATCTTGTGGGAAAATAATTTCAGTGGACTGTTTCCCGCTTTCATCACCGGTGCTTCCAAGCTCAACCGTCTAGATATTTCATCTAACTCATTCTCAGGCTTCATTCCTGGTGCAAttggtaatttaaaatttcttgagACACTAAGTTTAGAAAATAATTACTTCACATCTACTCCAGATCTAACCTTTCTTTCTAATTTGACAAATTGCAAGAGTTTAAGAGTTCTATGGTTAGGAAATAATCCACTAAATAGCATCCTTCCAGGTTCCATAGGGAATCTTTCTATTTCTTTGGAACAATTTGACATAAATGATTGTAACATTAGTGGAAAAATTCCcaaagaaattggaaacttgaaAAACTTGATAGAACTACAATTACAAGATAATGAATTGACTGGACCAATTCCAGTTACCCTAGATGGATTACAAAATCTTCAACGTttgtatcttcaaaataataaatttgaaggaCTCATCCCAGATATATTTTGTCATTTACATGAATTGGGTGAGTTGAATTTAAAGGGAAACAAGTTCTATGGAGCCATACCTGCATGTATTGGCAATCTCACTACACTGAGAAAATTGTTTTTAGGTTCGAACAAGTTAATTTCCTCTATACCCTCAACTTTGTGGAACCTGGAGGATCTCTTGTATGTTGATTTGTCAGAAAATTTTCTAGATGGATCTATTCCATTAGACATTGGAAATCTTAAGGTTGCCATAACTATAGATCTATCAAGGAATCTTTTATCAGGAGAGATTCCAATTGCTATTGGAAGCCTAGAAAATCTACAAAATCTCTCCTTAAGATACAACAGATTACAAGGCTCCATTCCTAAAACATTTGGCAACTTGAAAAGTCTAGAATTCTTGGATTTGTCTAGAAACAACCTTTCTGGATCGATTCCTAAGTCTTTGGAGGCACTCTCGTAcctcaaatatctaaatttatctttcaaccAACTAAGTGGCGAAATTCCTCAAGGAGGATCCTTCAGAAATTTCTCAGCTGAGTCATTTATGGGGAATCTAGCATTGTGTGGGACTTCTCAACTACAAGTTCCACCATGCAAAAAAACCACTCATCGAAAATTAAGGACTAAAAAGGTTTTCCTGTCGATTCTTTTGCCAACAAGCATTGTAGTCTTATTGGTTGTCTtggttattatgtttttgttgatcCGGAAAAAAAGAACAAGGCCACCTACGAATGTTGATATCTTTCCAAGAGAAACATGGAGAAGAATTTCTTACCAGGAACTTGTGAGAGCAACAGACAGATTCAATGATAACAACCTGCTTGGCAAAGGAAATTATGGTTCAGTTTACAAAGGAAGATTAGATGAGGGAATGGAGGTTGCAGTAAAGGTATTCCACTTGGATTTTGAAGGAGGTCTTACAAGTTTTGAAGCTGAGTGTGAAGTAATGAGAGGTCTTCGTCATCGAAATCTTATCAAAATCATCAGCAGCTGttcaaatgatgattttaaatctttGATACTAGAATACATGCCTAATGGGAGCTTGGAGAAATTGTTGTTTTCTGAGAAGAATGTTTTGAACATTTTTCATAGACTAAATATAATGATTGATGTTGCTTCAGCTTTGGAATATCTCCACTTTGGCTATGTAGTCCCAATCATTCATTGTGACATAAAGCCAAGCAATGTCTTACTGGATGAAAATATGGTTGCACATTTGAGTGATTTTGGCATTGCAAAGCTTTTAGGTGAAGAAAACTCCATGACACGAACAAAGACCCTTGCTACCATTGGTTATATGGCACCAg AAATGAAAATGCACATACATGATTATTGTGATTAG